GCCAACTCTCTGGGCCTCCGGCTCGAGACCGCCGAGCTCCTCTCCGCCTCGGTCGCGGTGCTCACGGCGGGCACCGCGGGCTGGAGCACCGCGGCGATCTCGAAGCGGGTCGGCTTCTGGGAGCTGGTCCTCGGGGCCATCCTCTCCACGGCCGTCGGCTACTTGATCCTCGTCACGGGGACGGGCTTCGCGAACGAGGTCTTCGCCCTCGTTCCGGAGGGGGGGATCTGGTTCGCCCCGCTCCTCACGGGCGGTGTGAGCCTCCTCGTGTCGAGCCTCGCCGCCACCCTGGGCTACATGCTGGGCGCCGGCCGCTCGCTGGACTTCTCCTTCGGCTACGAGCTCTTCGTCGCGAAGAGCCACCTGCGGCTTTCGCGCCCGCTCCTCGTCGGCCTCTCCCTCCTCACCCTCGGGATCGTCCCCGGCGTCGTCGCCCTCTACCTGCTGCTCCGCAAGCAGCGGCGTTCGCCCACGCTGATCATGACCGTGCTCTCCATCGGCGGCGTGGCGGTGGGCGTGATGGCGCTCTGCGTGGTGCTCTCGGTGATGAGCGGCTTCGAGCTCGATCTGAAGCAGAAGATCCTCGGCACCAACGCCCACGCGGTGGTGCTCAAGTACGGCTCCTTCGACGAGTGGGAGAAGGCGGCCAAGACCACGCGCGAGACGCCGGGCGTCGTGGGCGTCACGCCCTTCGTCCTCAACGAGGTGATGGTCACCACCGAGACCAGCCTCGCCGGCGCCTTGATCAAGGGCATCGATCCCTCGACCGTCGGTCAGGTGACCGAGCTCCCCAACGAGATCATCGAGGGGAACCTCGAGCACCTCGACCGTCCCGACGAAATCCCGGTGCCCTCGGCCGCCTTCGGCGAGCCCGGGACCAAGGGGAAGAAGGAGCTCGACGACCTCTCCGACGAGCTAGACCGCCTCGCCCGCGCCGGTGCACGCGATCCGGCGGCGAAGGCCTCCGGCGAGAAGAACGATCTCCCGGGGATCGTGATCGGCCGTGAGCTCGCCCGCCAG
The Vulgatibacter incomptus DNA segment above includes these coding regions:
- a CDS encoding ABC transporter permease → MQPTSGAAGTPGGLPPAERGSPSPRPIVLPSRRSRIPRLSGRALSAAAFLQLTALALLGLSRLFFANSLGLRLETAELLSASVAVLTAGTAGWSTAAISKRVGFWELVLGAILSTAVGYLILVTGTGFANEVFALVPEGGIWFAPLLTGGVSLLVSSLAATLGYMLGAGRSLDFSFGYELFVAKSHLRLSRPLLVGLSLLTLGIVPGVVALYLLLRKQRRSPTLIMTVLSIGGVAVGVMALCVVLSVMSGFELDLKQKILGTNAHAVVLKYGSFDEWEKAAKTTRETPGVVGVTPFVLNEVMVTTETSLAGALIKGIDPSTVGQVTELPNEIIEGNLEHLDRPDEIPVPSAAFGEPGTKGKKELDDLSDELDRLARAGARDPAAKASGEKNDLPGIVIGRELARQLKVFVGDPITVVSPIAGELGPMGPQPKSMQFRLAGVFYSGMYEYDSKFVYISLERAQGFFKLGKGVTGLELKVSDIDDARRISRNVLSDLEGYPFRVKDWGEMNRNLFSALKLEKIVMAVILAFIVLVACFNILSTLVMLVLEKGKEISILKSMGARDASVMKIFVAEGLAIGTIGTVLGLALGLLLCGAISIFPIPLDPDVYYIPRLPVRVEGVQFALVGVAAVVLAYLATIFPALYASRLSPVEGLRND